CCATTGCCACGACGTCGCGCGACACCTGAGCCACCGCATCCCGCAGGGTCTGCAAAGTCGCGCCCGGCTTCACGGCCTCGGTTGCGAGGTGACGGCGATAGGCCCGTGCGCCCGGGCGGCCCGTGAACAGGCCGAGCATGTGGCGGGTGATGTTGCTCAGGCGCTCGCCCCTGGCGAGCTGAGCCGCGATATAAGGTTCAAAAGCCTCTACCGCCTCGAACCCGTCGGCCACCGGCGGTTCCTCGCCGTAGAGTTCGGAATCGACGTCCAGCAGGATCTCGGGCTCGTGATAGGCCACGCGGCCCAGCATCACGCCGTCCACGTGCTTCAGGTGCCCGCGGATCTCCTCCCAGGTCTTGATGCCGCCATTGATGGCGACGGGAAGAACCGGCCGTGCCTGCTTCAGGCGATAGACTCGATTGTAGTCGAGAGGCGGGATATCCCGGTTTTCCTTGGGCGACAGACCCTTGAGCCAGGCCTTCCGGGCATGGACCGTCAACTCGTCGCAACCTGCCGCCACGACGCAGTCGGTAAGGCGGTCGAGGGCCTCTTCGGTGTCCTGGTCGTCGACGCCGATCCGGCACTTCACCGTCACCGGCAGGGAAACCGCCGCCTTCATGGCCGCCACGCATTCGCCCACCAGAACCGGCTCCTGCATCAGGCAGGCCCCGAAGCGGCCGTTCTGCACCCGATCGGACGGGCAACCCACATTGAGGTTGATCTCGTCATAACCGAAATCGGCGCAGATCCGCGCGGCTTCCGCCAGATCCTTCGGATCGGACCCACCAAGCTGCACGGCCACGGTATGTTCCACCTCGCTGAAGCCCAGAAGCCGCTCCCGCGGCCCATGGATGACCGCTCCCGTGGTGACCATCTCCGTATAAAGCCGCGCCCGGCGCGACAGGACGCGGTGGAACGCCCGGCAATGCCGGTCGGTCCAATCCATCATGGGGGCAACGGTGAAAAACTTGTTGGTCATATGCAGCAGAGCAGCGGGTCTGGGGGTGGGGGAAGGCCCTTTCATATGGGGATGGCAGTTACAAGGCAAATAGGGACATTCTACGCCCTTTCGATTTATGAACACAAAGATGAACACCCATTCACTTATGTATAAACTTAAATACCTTCACTTCTGGAACATCCATTCTCAGCATTCGTTCTTCACGTCCAAGTTATACGTTCTCATAGGAGCACAAACGTGAAGAAGACACTTGGCCTCTCCTGCGCCACCGCTTTGTTCTTTGCCATTCCCATGGCAAGTCATGCGCAATCTTCGAACACCAACACGAATTCGAACGGCGCTTCACAATATGCTACCGGTCAGCAGGACCGCAGCACCATGACGGGCCCCGGCGCATCGAGCGCTGCTCCCGGTCAGAAGATGCAGAACGACACCACCGGCTCCGTGAGCGGGTCCGGTGCCTCGGGCTATGCCCCGGGTCAACAGAAGAAGCTGCCGACGGCTTCGACCGGCACCTCGACACAGCGCAAGTAAGCTGCCCCGTGCGGAGAGGCGAGGCCTCTCCGCCCCTTATCCCGGGCAGTTTTCAGATCACTGGCGCGACCTTCGCGTCCAGCACAGCCGCCGCCTCCCGGGGGGCGAGCTTGACCTGAAGGCCTCTCTGGCCTCCGTTCATGAACACTTCGGCATGTTCCAAGGCCGATTGCTCCAGCACGGTCGGAACGCGCTTCTTCTGGCCGAAGGGGCTGATGCCGCCGACATGGTAGCCAGTGAGGCGTTCCGCATCGGCTGGTTTCATCATCTGGGCCGCCTTGCCGCCGAGAGCGGCGGCGAGCTTCTTCAGGTTCACTTCCCGGTCTGAGGGCAGGATCACGCAGGCCGGCCTGCTGTCCACCAGCACCATCAGGGGCTTGAGCACCTGGCCAGGGTCCGCCCCCAAGGCTTCGGCCGCCTGCAGGCCGATGCGCTCCGCATTCGGGTCATAGTCGTAGGCATGAACCGTGAAGGAGACGCCGGCCTGCTGCAGGGCTACCGTCGCGCGGGTGGTTTTGGACATGGCCGTGAAGCGGAAAGGCGATCAATGCTCGTGCTTGTGGCCGTGGTGATGACCGCAGCCGCAGCCATGGCCGTGCTCATGATGATGGTCGTGGTTGTGATCGTGCCCATGCTCATGATGCGCGGGGCTGTGGGCATGAGCGTGGCTATGGCTCTCGCCATGGCTGTGCGAATGCCCGTGGTCGTGATGGTGATGATGCCCGTGGTCGTGATCGCACACATGGGCGCTGCGCTCCGGCTTGAACGGGCGCTCGACGGGCGTCGCCGTGCAGCCCTGTCCACGCACCAGTTCGGCTACGGCCGGGCTGTTCTCGACATAAAGAGCGTCCGCTGCAACCTCGACCAAGCCATGGCTGCTGCCGAGGTGCCAGGCAAGGCGGGTCAGGCGCAGGGGGTTCTCGGCCTTCACCTCCAGCAGGGGCTCGGCCGCCGCCTGCACCTGGACGAGCCGCCCGTCCTCGAGGCGAAGGGCATCGCCGTCGTTGATGGTCGTTTCCATGTCGAGGTCGAGCAGGATCTCGGTCCCGCCCTCGCCCTTCAAAGTCCCGTGGCGGCGGTTGCGGGCCTCGTGATCGAGGGTGATCGTGTCGACGACGCGGTCGGCCTTCACGGCGGGCTTGCGGACGATGGTGGTGACGCGGGGCATGGCTTGTCTCGGGTAGATGTCGGTGAAACTTTAGATAAGCAGGCGTCAGGCGGATCCTAGGCCGGCCCGGATTCAATACTTGATCTTGTCTTCCTTGTCCGCCCAGGCGTCGAACACGGCCTTGGCCTCCAGGCTCGGCAGGTGATCCATCGGGAGGATGCGCTCGGCGATGGGCTTGGGGATCTCGTCGTAGATCAAGCTGTCGTCGAAGCCGATCTCGGCCGCATCCTTCCGGGTATTGGCGAAGACGATCCGGCTCACGCGGGCCCAATAGGCCGAGGCGAGACACATGGGGCATGGCTCGCAGCTCGTATAGAGCGTGGCGCCCTCCAGGGAGAAACTGCTCACTTCCTGGCAGGCCCGGCGGATCGCCGTGACCTCGGCATGGGCCGTCGGGTCGTTGGCGGACGTCACCTGGTTCCAGCCTTCGGCCAGAACCTTGCCGTCGCGCACGACCACGGCGCCGAAGGGCCCTCCGGCTCCCTCATCCATGTGCTCGCGGGAGAGTTCGATGGCGCGCGTCAGATAGCGCTGATCGTCGGTCTTCATGGTGCTCATGGAGGTTTATGTATCGTTTGAGGCGGCGGGAGGCGAGAGATTTTGCGCCGGGCTTCCATGCTCCCGCACCTGCAGCAGCTGCGCCGTCACGGAGGCGGCGATCACCGCCGGGTTCTTGTCCGTGATGCCGGGAAGCCCGATGGGGCTGACGAGGGAGCGGATCGTCTCGTCGGACAGGCCGAGCTCCCGGAAGCGCTTCTCGAAGCGGGCCCGCTTCGTGGCGCTCCCGATGAGGCCCACATAGGAGAAGCCCCGCTTCAGGGCCGCCGCCGTGATCGCCATGTCGAGAGGGTGGTCGTGGGTCATGACCAGGATGAAGGAACTCGGCCCGGCCTGCGCGATCTCGGCCTCCGGATCGCGCAGGCGGACAGCCCTGGCGTTCTCCGGAAGGTGGGAGGGAAAGGCATTCTCCCGGTCGTCGAGCCAGCGGACCGAGAACGGCAGGGGCGCGAGGGACAGGACGAGGGCGCGGCCCACATGACCGGCACCGAAGATGAGGACGGGTGTGCGGACCTCGCCTTGGGTCTCGTGCCAGCCGGCCCAGCGGTCGTCGCCCACGGCAGAGCCGATCTCGCGCCGCACGCGGCCCTCCTCCATCCGGCACTCGACCTCGAACAGCCCACCCTCGGCTTCAGCCGAAACGAGAGGAGCGAGGTCTTCGAGGTCCCGCCCGTCGAAGGTCTCGATAAGGATCTTCACCCGCCCGCCGCAGCATTGGCCGAGGTCGGGCCCGAGGGCCTGATCGACGATCCGCGCCGGTCCCCGCCCCGCCGCCAGCATCTCTCGGGCGATGTCGAGCATGCGGAGCTCGAGCTGCCCGCCCCCGATGGTGCCGTGAAAGGCCCCATCGGGCCGCACGACCATGTGCGCGCCGACCTCCCGGGGGGCGGAGCCTTTCACGTCATGAACGGTGATGAGGGCGGCGCTGCCGTGCCGCGCCACGAGATCGGTGAGCTGGCGCCAGACCCTCACCCCATCGGCCTCCCCCGCAGGCTCTCGCAGGCGCGCAGGATCGCCTCAGGCGTGGCGGGTGCTTTGAGAGGCACGGGCTTGGAAGGGTCGAGCGCATGAATCGCGTCCGCAAGGGCGCAGAACACGCTGTTAGCCAGCATGATCGGCGGTTCGCCGACGGCCTTGGAGCGATAGATCGTCTCCTCGCGGTTCTCGTTGGGATAGAGCGCCACGTTGAAATCGGCGGGAACGTCGGACGCGACCGGGATCTTGTAGGTGGAGGGCGCATGCGTGAGCAGGCGGCCCTCCTTGCTGAAGACCAGCTCCTCCGTGGTCAGCCAGCCCATGCCCTGCACGAATCCGCCTTCGATCTGGCCGATATCGATAGCGGGATTGAGGGAGCGGCCTACGTCGTGGAGGATGTCGGCGCGCAGCAGGCGGTTCTCCCCCGTGAGCGTGTCGAGGATCACTTCCGAGCAGGCGGCCCCATAGGCGAAGTAGAAGAAGGGCCGGCCCGTGCCCTTCGCCCGGTCCCAGGTGATCTTCGGCGTCTTGTAATGCCCTGCCTCGGACAGCGAGACGCGGGCGAGAATGCACTTCTTCACCAGCTCGTCGAAGGGGACGCTTTCGTTGCCGATGAAGACCCGGTCGTCGCGGAACACGACCTGCTCCTCCAACACCCCATAGGCTTCCGCCGCGTAGGCTATCATGCGCTTCTTGATCGCACCCGCCGCGACGCGCGCCGCCATGCCGTTGAGATCGGACCCGGAGGAGGCCGCCGTCGGCGAGGTGTTCGGCACCTTCGCCGTCGTGGTGGCGGTGATGCGCACCCGCTCCATGGCGATCCCGAATTCCTCGGCCACCACCTGAGCCACCTTGATATAGAGCCCCTGCCCCATCTCGGTGCCGCCGTGATTCAGATGCACGGACCCGTCCTGATACACATGCACCAGGGCGCCCGCTTGGTTCATGTGGGTGAGCGTGAAGCTGATCCCGAATTTCACCGGCGTCAGCGCCAGCCCCCGCTTCATGATCGGCGAGGACGCGTTGAAGGCCGCGATCTCCTCACGGCGCGAGCGGTAGTTCGACGTCTCCTCGAGCGTGCGCACGAGATTGAGAAGCGTATCGGTCTCCTCGACCTCCATGCCGTATGGCGTGACGTTTTCGCCCGGCCGGTAAAAGTTGGCATAGCGCACATCGAGCGGATCGCGCCCCGTCGCCCAGGCGATCTGGTCCATCACGTGTTCGATGGCCAGCATCCCTTGCGGTCCGCCGAAGCCTCGGAAGGCGGTGTTCGAGACCGTGTTGGTCTTCAGCCGCCTCGAGGCGATGTGGACGGCAGGCATCCAATAGGCGTTGTCCGCATGGAACATGGCCCTGTCGACGACGCCGCTGGAGAGATCAGCCGAGTAGCCGCAGCGCGCCAGCAGATCGACCACATAGCCCTGGATGCGCCCGTCCTCGTCGAAGCCGACCTGCCAGTCGCAGCGGAAATCGTGACGCTTGCCGGTGAGGACGAAATCGTCGTCCCGGTCGAGGCGAAGCTTGCAGGGCCGGCCCGTTACGCGGGCTGCCAGAGCCGCCGTGACGGCCCATTGCGTCGCCTGGCTCTCCTTGCCGCCGAAGCCGCCGCCCATGCGGCGCGTTTCGCAGGTCACATAGGCATCGGGGATGTCGAGCACGCGGGCGACCACGTGCTGCACTTCCGTGGGATGCTGTGTCGAGGAATAGACATGAATGTCGCCGTCCTCGCCCGGGATCGCCATGGCGATCTGGCCTTCGAGATAGAAATGCTCCTGTCCGCCGACGCGGAACTGGCCCTCCAGTTTCCGTGGCGCCTTCGCGATCACGGCATTCGGATCGCCGCGGCCGTAAGCGTAGTCCGGCAGCACGGTCTCGCCGCGCTCCAGCGCATCCTCGACCGTGATGCTGGGCGTCTCGGCCTCGATCTCCATGATCGCCTTCCTGACGGCGCGACGCGCCACGTCGCGGCTCGTCGCGACGACGGCGAACAGGGACTGGCCCAGAAAGCTGATCTCCGTATCGGCGAAGAGCGGATCGTCCCCGAAGGCGGGCGATACGTCGTTCTTGCCGGGAATGTCGGCTGCGGTGAGAACGGCTACGACGCCGGGCATCGCGCGGACGGCCGACACGTCGAGTGAGACCAGCCGGCCACGGGCTTTCGGCGATTGACCGATGGCAACGTGCAGCGTTCCTTCCGGCTCGCGGATGTCGTCGATGTATTGCGCCGAACCCTGGACATGCTTGATGCCGGAATCATGGGCGATGGGCTGGCGGATGTGGCGAAGCGATTCCGCATCCATCATCGGCTTGGCGGGTGCGTTCATGGCTCTACTCCGCCGCCTGAAGCGTGTCGCGCCGGCCGACGATCCGCGTGGCCCGCGTTTCGCCCGATGAGGTTTCGCTCAGGACCTTGAACACGAGGTTGCGGGCGACCGTCGAGCGGTAGGCGGACGATGCGCGATGATCGTCGAGAGGCTGGTAATCCCGTGCGATCGCCGCCATGGCTTCGCCCCAGGATGAGGGCTCGTCCAGGGACAGGCCGATCAGCGCCTGCTCCGTCTCGGCCGCTCGCTTGGGTGTTCCCGCCATCCCGCCGAAGGCAACGCGGGCCTCCGCGATGCGCCGCCCGTCGAGGGTGACCTTGAAGGCGCCGAGAACCGCCGAGATATCCTCATCGAATCGCTTCGAGATCTTGTAGGCGCGGAAGCCTTCATGGGGTTTCAGCTTCGGCACCGTCACCCGCCGAACGAACTCGCCCGGCTTCCGGTCCTGCCTGCGATAGGCGATGAAGAAGTCTTCGAGAGGTAGGGTGCGGGTGGTATCGCCCTGTCGCAGTTCAAGCTCCGCGCCAAGCGCGATCAAGGCCGGCGCGAGATCGCCGATGGGCGAGCCGTTGGCGATGCTTCCGCCCACCGTCCCCGAGGCGCGCACCTGCACCGAGCCGAAGCGCCGCATGATCTCGCCGAGATCGGGATCGATCCGTGCAAGCGATGAATGGACGTCCACATGCGTCACCGTCGCGCCGATGCCGAGGCGATCTGAGGAATCCTCGATCAGGTCCAGGCCCGCCACGCGCCCGAGCCAGATGACCTTCTCGATCTCCATCATGGCCTTGGTGATCCAAAGGCCCACATCGGTGCAGCCGGCGACCAAGGTCGCGTCGGGGTGCCGTGCATATAACGCACCAAGTGATGCTTCGCTCGCGGGCGCGGCAAAGAAGCGGGTCTCTTCGCCGATGAAGATGTCACGTCCGTCGGCCAGTCCCATGAGCCCCTGCGCGGTGTGCTCGCCATGCACGGAAAAGACATCGTCGCCCTGCCCGCTGCAGGCATGAAGAGCCGCGTCCACGATGGGGCGGTAGCCCGTGCAGCGGCAGAGATTGCCGGCCAACACATCGTTGACGCTCTGACGGTTCAAGGGCCGCTCACCGTCATGATAAAGGGTGAAGAGGCTCATCACGATGCCGGGCGTGCAGAAGCCGCATTGCGATCCGTGATGCGCCACCATGGCGGATTGGACCGGGTGCAGGTCTCCGGTTGCGCTCAAATCCTCGACCGTGACGAGTTCCGCCCCGTCGATCTGGCCGAGCAGCAGGATGCAGGCATTGACAGGCTCGTAATGCACGCGCCCGCCCCGTACTCGGCCCAACGCCACTGTGCAGGCGCCGCAATCGCCTTCCCCGCACCCCTCCTTGGTGCCGACGCGACGCTCCTGAAGCCTCAAATAGTCCAGAAGCGTGGTGCGTGGGTGAAAGCCTGAAACCTCGACGGCCTGTCCGTTCCGCCAGAAGCGGATTGTGTCTCGTACCACAGTAATCCTCCGCCGGTTGCACCCGGCCTTGTTATGGTGAGCCGGGTAGAATGACGGAGCAAGGCCTTTTCGCCAAGGGCGCCCTCAAGCGGGACTTTCCGATCTCGGAGCCTGCTTTCCTTGCCGTCCAGGTCCGGGCCTACCAGGTGCCGGTATTCGGCATGGACGCCCAGGGCTCCTGCACGGGCTTCGGCTCGCCGCGCTGCAGCAATTCGATCGAGATGTTGTCCGGAGTCTTGACGAAGGCCATGTAGCCGTCGCGGGGCGGACGATTGATGGTGACGCCGGCATCCATCAGCTTGCGGCAGGTCTCGTAGATATCGTCGACCCGGTAGGCGAGATGGCCGAAATTACGACCTCCGGTATATTCGTTCTCGTCCCAGTTGTAGGTCAGTTCCAGCAGCGGCGCCTTCGTATCCTTGGATTTCTCCACATCGCCGGGAGCCGCAAGGAAAACGAGGGTGTAACGCCCCTTCTCATTATCCGTCCGGCGAACCTCGACCAGCCCGAACTTGTTGCAGAAGAAATCGAGGGATTCGTCGAGGTTCGAGACGCGAACCATCGTGTGCAGATATTCCATGATCGGTTTCCCTATGGGTCGGGGATAGGTGATGGAGTATTTGTCGAGGAGATCAAGGGGTACCTTTTTCTTGCGCCGAAAAAGCCTTGGATTTGCTCAAGATCAGGTGACTTTTAACGAATGCTGCTCCAAGCAGAGTGGAAGTCCCTTCCCCAAGGCCCTAGCTTTAGACGAAACTCAGTTTCAGACGAGTATCTGATGCGCATCGATACCAACCCGATTGTTCGCCTTGAGGATTACCGACCCAGCGACTTCCTGATCGACAGCGTCGAACTCGACGTCAAGCTTCATCCCACGGAAACCCGGGTCGTCGCCACTCTCGCCATGCGGCCCAATCCGGAGGGACGCTCGGACGCGCCGCTTGCTCTCGATGGCGATGAACTGAAGCTGAAGACCGTGGCTCTGAACGGCCGCACCTTGGCGGACGAGGAGTTCGAAGCCTCGCCTCAATCGCTCACGATCGCGCAGGCGCCCCGGCAGCCCTTTACGCTCACCATCGAGACCGAGATCAACCCGACGGCCAACACCAAGCTCATGGGCCTCTACCGGTCCGGCGGCAACTACTGCACGCAATGCGAGGCGGAAGGCTTCAGGCGCATCACCTATTTCCTCGACCGGCCGGACGTCCTCAGCGTCTATACCACCCGCATCGAAGCCGAGCGCGGCGATGCCCCCGTTCTCCTGGGTAACGGCAATCCGATCGAGAGCGGATCCATTGAAGGCTCCGGCAGGCATTATGCGATCTGGCACGATCCGCACCCGAAGCCGTCCTATCTTTTCGCCCTCGTCGGCGGACGCCTCGGCCGTATCGCCAAAACCTTCGCGACCATG
This region of Microvirga mediterraneensis genomic DNA includes:
- the dusA gene encoding tRNA dihydrouridine(20/20a) synthase DusA, translating into MTNKFFTVAPMMDWTDRHCRAFHRVLSRRARLYTEMVTTGAVIHGPRERLLGFSEVEHTVAVQLGGSDPKDLAEAARICADFGYDEINLNVGCPSDRVQNGRFGACLMQEPVLVGECVAAMKAAVSLPVTVKCRIGVDDQDTEEALDRLTDCVVAAGCDELTVHARKAWLKGLSPKENRDIPPLDYNRVYRLKQARPVLPVAINGGIKTWEEIRGHLKHVDGVMLGRVAYHEPEILLDVDSELYGEEPPVADGFEAVEAFEPYIAAQLARGERLSNITRHMLGLFTGRPGARAYRRHLATEAVKPGATLQTLRDAVAQVSRDVVAMAAMSA
- the ybaK gene encoding Cys-tRNA(Pro) deacylase, with the protein product MSKTTRATVALQQAGVSFTVHAYDYDPNAERIGLQAAEALGADPGQVLKPLMVLVDSRPACVILPSDREVNLKKLAAALGGKAAQMMKPADAERLTGYHVGGISPFGQKKRVPTVLEQSALEHAEVFMNGGQRGLQVKLAPREAAAVLDAKVAPVI
- a CDS encoding urease accessory protein UreE, with the translated sequence MPRVTTIVRKPAVKADRVVDTITLDHEARNRRHGTLKGEGGTEILLDLDMETTINDGDALRLEDGRLVQVQAAAEPLLEVKAENPLRLTRLAWHLGSSHGLVEVAADALYVENSPAVAELVRGQGCTATPVERPFKPERSAHVCDHDHGHHHHHDHGHSHSHGESHSHAHAHSPAHHEHGHDHNHDHHHEHGHGCGCGHHHGHKHEH
- a CDS encoding nucleoside deaminase; protein product: MSTMKTDDQRYLTRAIELSREHMDEGAGGPFGAVVVRDGKVLAEGWNQVTSANDPTAHAEVTAIRRACQEVSSFSLEGATLYTSCEPCPMCLASAYWARVSRIVFANTRKDAAEIGFDDSLIYDEIPKPIAERILPMDHLPSLEAKAVFDAWADKEDKIKY
- the xdhC gene encoding xanthine dehydrogenase accessory protein XdhC, translated to MRVWRQLTDLVARHGSAALITVHDVKGSAPREVGAHMVVRPDGAFHGTIGGGQLELRMLDIAREMLAAGRGPARIVDQALGPDLGQCCGGRVKILIETFDGRDLEDLAPLVSAEAEGGLFEVECRMEEGRVRREIGSAVGDDRWAGWHETQGEVRTPVLIFGAGHVGRALVLSLAPLPFSVRWLDDRENAFPSHLPENARAVRLRDPEAEIAQAGPSSFILVMTHDHPLDMAITAAALKRGFSYVGLIGSATKRARFEKRFRELGLSDETIRSLVSPIGLPGITDKNPAVIAASVTAQLLQVREHGSPAQNLSPPAASNDT
- the xdhB gene encoding xanthine dehydrogenase molybdopterin binding subunit, whose product is MNAPAKPMMDAESLRHIRQPIAHDSGIKHVQGSAQYIDDIREPEGTLHVAIGQSPKARGRLVSLDVSAVRAMPGVVAVLTAADIPGKNDVSPAFGDDPLFADTEISFLGQSLFAVVATSRDVARRAVRKAIMEIEAETPSITVEDALERGETVLPDYAYGRGDPNAVIAKAPRKLEGQFRVGGQEHFYLEGQIAMAIPGEDGDIHVYSSTQHPTEVQHVVARVLDIPDAYVTCETRRMGGGFGGKESQATQWAVTAALAARVTGRPCKLRLDRDDDFVLTGKRHDFRCDWQVGFDEDGRIQGYVVDLLARCGYSADLSSGVVDRAMFHADNAYWMPAVHIASRRLKTNTVSNTAFRGFGGPQGMLAIEHVMDQIAWATGRDPLDVRYANFYRPGENVTPYGMEVEETDTLLNLVRTLEETSNYRSRREEIAAFNASSPIMKRGLALTPVKFGISFTLTHMNQAGALVHVYQDGSVHLNHGGTEMGQGLYIKVAQVVAEEFGIAMERVRITATTTAKVPNTSPTAASSGSDLNGMAARVAAGAIKKRMIAYAAEAYGVLEEQVVFRDDRVFIGNESVPFDELVKKCILARVSLSEAGHYKTPKITWDRAKGTGRPFFYFAYGAACSEVILDTLTGENRLLRADILHDVGRSLNPAIDIGQIEGGFVQGMGWLTTEELVFSKEGRLLTHAPSTYKIPVASDVPADFNVALYPNENREETIYRSKAVGEPPIMLANSVFCALADAIHALDPSKPVPLKAPATPEAILRACESLRGRPMG
- the xdhA gene encoding xanthine dehydrogenase small subunit; the protein is MVRDTIRFWRNGQAVEVSGFHPRTTLLDYLRLQERRVGTKEGCGEGDCGACTVALGRVRGGRVHYEPVNACILLLGQIDGAELVTVEDLSATGDLHPVQSAMVAHHGSQCGFCTPGIVMSLFTLYHDGERPLNRQSVNDVLAGNLCRCTGYRPIVDAALHACSGQGDDVFSVHGEHTAQGLMGLADGRDIFIGEETRFFAAPASEASLGALYARHPDATLVAGCTDVGLWITKAMMEIEKVIWLGRVAGLDLIEDSSDRLGIGATVTHVDVHSSLARIDPDLGEIMRRFGSVQVRASGTVGGSIANGSPIGDLAPALIALGAELELRQGDTTRTLPLEDFFIAYRRQDRKPGEFVRRVTVPKLKPHEGFRAYKISKRFDEDISAVLGAFKVTLDGRRIAEARVAFGGMAGTPKRAAETEQALIGLSLDEPSSWGEAMAAIARDYQPLDDHRASSAYRSTVARNLVFKVLSETSSGETRATRIVGRRDTLQAAE
- a CDS encoding VOC family protein, coding for MEYLHTMVRVSNLDESLDFFCNKFGLVEVRRTDNEKGRYTLVFLAAPGDVEKSKDTKAPLLELTYNWDENEYTGGRNFGHLAYRVDDIYETCRKLMDAGVTINRPPRDGYMAFVKTPDNISIELLQRGEPKPVQEPWASMPNTGTW